In one window of Mytilus galloprovincialis chromosome 6, xbMytGall1.hap1.1, whole genome shotgun sequence DNA:
- the LOC143078376 gene encoding perlucin-like protein: protein MIVFALFVLLGCVSVIRSETCYGRKEISLISSIESTLNTLKNSLKGKSAGCPSGWKEYKNHCYYTSPDTKTWNRAEKICIQLGGYLAQITDSAEDTWVVNVLRKAVQHPAGYWMGAQDFKDGKWRWTNDSSKLRYSHWNGYEPSNSGGVEHCAHFWKYANFRWNDAPCYNSNGMGYICEKTK, encoded by the exons ATGATTGTGTTCGCCTTATTTGTCCTTCTTGGATGCGTTTCTGTGATTAGATCAGAAACTTGTTATGGACGGAAGGAAATTTCACTTATATCAAGTATAGAGTCAACTTTAAATACTTTGAAAAACAGTTTGAAAG GGAAATCTGCTGGGTGTCCATCGGGATGGAAGGAGTACAAGAATCATTGCTATTACACTTCACCTGACACCAAAACGTGGAATAGAGctgag AAAATATGCATACAGCTGGGTGGGTATCTAGCACAGATAACAGATTCTGCTGAAGATACATGGGTTGTAAACGTGCTGAGAA AAGCGGTTCAGCATCCCGCTGGCTATTGGATGGGTGCGCAAGACTTTAAAGACGGGAAATGGAGATGGACCAATGACTCGTCTAAACTTCGATATTCCCATTGGAATGGTTATGAACCAAGCAATAGTGGAGGTGTAGAGCATTGTGCTCACTTTTGGAAATATGCAAATTTTAGATGGAACGATGCTCCATGCTATAATAGTAATGGTATGGGCTACATTTGTGAAAAAACGAAG tga